From Wolbachia endosymbiont (group A) of Longitarsus flavicornis, the proteins below share one genomic window:
- a CDS encoding phage tail protein — protein sequence MKSLLPPNATKQEKALVEAIDYKVDPSGIRGFKFNPKEEILPWIVEEYGIEEILRWAKDKRRAIKEGVEFQRLRGTPASLKIALKWANIEDITIIEEPPGKHFFELQIGIRDVPNDFFVDAVVELAKLSLPVRSRLMRIFNDYYNAQRFILDESLFGDLLSDYSGVKIEKDGPVLSFGRVNFFRSSSPLIEVIESYLRDHYERALSNDIYRLDVAILGETEPHTKNYNGIYERNHVWYNFKALYPLPQSLLPAIKFAKAQIVLSDSWSLGEINACFPVTSIEEEGDKFLLGSSKLSEQLWNLKYKPILERFSVTHRYKVEDFTNQKVISVKQTKSVKPGRNSQFKF from the coding sequence ATGAAAAGTTTATTACCCCCAAATGCAACAAAACAGGAAAAAGCGCTAGTAGAAGCAATCGATTACAAAGTAGATCCAAGCGGGATAAGAGGATTTAAGTTTAATCCTAAAGAAGAAATATTGCCATGGATAGTAGAGGAATATGGTATAGAAGAGATTCTGCGTTGGGCAAAAGACAAAAGAAGAGCGATAAAAGAAGGGGTAGAATTTCAGCGTTTAAGAGGAACACCTGCCTCACTGAAAATAGCATTAAAATGGGCAAACATAGAAGATATTACGATTATTGAAGAGCCACCCGGTAAACACTTTTTTGAATTACAGATAGGGATAAGAGACGTACCAAACGACTTCTTCGTAGATGCAGTAGTAGAGCTGGCAAAACTATCACTGCCTGTAAGATCCAGATTGATGAGGATTTTTAACGATTATTATAATGCGCAGAGATTTATATTGGACGAGAGTTTATTTGGAGATCTTCTTTCTGACTATTCGGGGGTAAAAATAGAAAAAGATGGACCAGTGTTATCATTTGGAAGAGTGAACTTTTTCAGATCTAGCAGTCCATTAATTGAGGTTATAGAGAGTTATCTACGCGATCATTATGAACGAGCTTTAAGCAATGACATATATCGCTTGGATGTAGCAATACTTGGAGAAACCGAGCCTCATACTAAGAACTATAACGGTATTTATGAAAGAAATCATGTGTGGTATAACTTCAAAGCGCTATATCCGCTACCACAGAGCTTACTACCGGCAATTAAGTTTGCTAAAGCGCAGATAGTATTATCGGACAGTTGGAGTTTAGGAGAAATAAACGCATGTTTTCCGGTTACTAGTATAGAAGAGGAAGGGGATAAATTTTTATTGGGAAGTAGCAAACTATCTGAACAACTGTGGAATTTAAAATACAAGCCAATTTTAGAAAGGTTTAGCGTTACTCACCGCTACAAGGTAGAAGATTTTACCAACCAGAAAGTTATAAGCGTCAAACAGACGAAATCTGTCAAACCAGGAAGAAACTCCCAATTTAAGTTTTGA
- a CDS encoding HU family DNA-binding protein translates to MSKQEIIAELMKNKDVLNIKNTEHASIIFDHIINTLKNKLQLLEEDQYFRLPNIGHFYPVNLKPLIARNPLTGETFTIPQNKKIRFKSYLT, encoded by the coding sequence ATGAGTAAGCAAGAGATCATTGCGGAACTTATGAAAAATAAAGATGTTCTTAATATCAAAAACACTGAACACGCTTCCATAATATTTGACCATATTATCAATACTTTAAAAAACAAGTTACAACTTCTGGAAGAAGATCAATATTTTCGTCTCCCTAACATTGGTCATTTTTATCCAGTAAACCTTAAACCACTTATTGCACGCAATCCCCTCACTGGTGAAACTTTTACGATTCCACAAAACAAAAAAATACGTTTTAAATCCTATCTAACTTGA